The genomic DNA tcgaagagaattggaggcacaattctttgagcttctcacagaaccaggcgtgttcatggccaagaacgaacacactcatgagaattgagttgtatcagggagagtcttgggtgagatttgtcactgcttacacagacggcagtatagttcaaggacatcatgtctactatcagccagtaagcaaccagatcttcacaagggaaggttcaaagggtaaaccctacttatcctatacttgactcaactgttgaatgctatcacataccatatctccattcatgtgagggattgttgattaagtgtgaatggagaagaggaggaagagaagaagcttcATTGTGAAtggggactttagtcccacattggaagtttcaagtggtttttgttggtttatattaattcacatactttgaggatgtgaacaagtgcatggggagaggctctctctcacgcgtgggtgcgtagggggtgcaaatccagggcccggattgcactgaacctagttgactcgtgtgtgagcgcgacctgcgcacaAGAATGCCAGACCGGTCAGGGCAAAAATTTGCCCAAgcagaacaaccaacattttgccacgttgAACTTTTTGTTGCTGTAAAACGGATACATTAATTCGAGATTAATACAGAATAAAACCGACCGaataataatgagtgaaacggtggcCGTTTCGCTGTTcggctaataatgaccattaaggtcattaacactgccgttgatctgagctcctatataaggaggctgtgaTCACAGGCAGAAAAGAAGAGAGAGCAACAAAAGCAAAGGTCCTCCTCCTCGTTcccctctgtcgtgcaactcctgctcggcagagcGCCCGTGATAGTgatcgggtgccactcagttcgctgtgaccaccagtgcttggtggggtCCACGGTCAGATCGTTGTATCATGGGAAACAGACCTCCCGAATAGGCCTCGAAGTACAACCGGAggtgggggcgaatctgtttcaaggaaactgcgaactCGCAGGCCTCAATCAATCCACCTGACCTGCTGTTCGGCTGAGCTACTGTGCTGTCGACCTGACCTGCTGTTCGTACTGAGCTGCCGACCCGCCGAGCTGGTCTGCCGACCCACCGAGCTGGTTTGCCGACCCGCCGAGCCGACCCGCCGAGCTGAGCTGCCGACCCGCCGAGCTGGTTTGTCGACCCGAGCTTCCGACCCGCCGAACTGAGCTGCCGACCCGCCGAGCTGGTCTGCCGACCCGCCGAGCTGGTCTGCCGACCCGTGCTGCTGACCTGACTTGCTGCTCGGACGATTTGCtcaaaaccagcccctgctggcagcctgagattatcagctcaggtcatctcaattgtaagttgaatttgaattcggtgtaattttaaattcagctaaataTCCTATATATCTCCGGCTACAGATTGTTTGGTGTCCAACAACCACTTCCCTAAGTAGTACGAGGGGGGCCGAGTTTGTTCCTAGAGCAATGCAAGGTAACAATGAGACCATTTTGATTGGAGATATAACCGGTTCACCGCCGACGAAGGGGGGGCCAGGGCCCCCCAATACCCTTACTGCCTCCGCCCCTGACTAAAAGTGAGGATCAACTCTATATATAATAGATATCTATTATCATTCATAGATGATAATAAATATGGAACTATAAATTCTATATATACAAGATCTATATCTAATAATTGAAACCTAAGTTAGATTATTTAATAAGTTCAGTTTGTAACTCatatacataatttataattaagtccatcAATGAAAGATAGTAACCAGCAGAATAAACATGTTGGCTTTGAAGCATCGGAACGGTTGGAAATGCATTCATGAACATGGTCCGTTCCAAACGTCGTAGGAAACTACTCAGATTACCGCGTGCTTTGTGATCTTAAGTAATTAGTGAACCTATTAacttttataagaaaaaaaatcacaCCCATACACAAATACAACTATGGAAGCGTATTAATCACATTTAATaatcaaattaaatattatacAACCATACAATTTAACCGGACATTATTAACCTTTGTTTCAGATGAGATCAAACGAAACAGTTGTCGCATCAACCACCACAGCCACCGCCACCACAGCCACCGCAACCACCACCGCCACCGCAGCCGCCACCGCCACCGCAGCCACCGCAACAGCCACATCCACCTCCATCTCCACCACCTCCGCCTCCACCGTCTCCACCATCGCTGCTGAGGGCTTCAGCGACAGCCACACCGGCGACAACTCCCACCGCTGCACCTACTGCAACTTTGGCGGCGGAGCCACTGCTTTTGATAGCAGCGGGAGGAGTATAAACCGGAGCACCCCCGCCGTAGTAGGCTACGCCGTTCTTCTTCGCCGTAGTCCGCCTCTTGTTGCTGCGACCGCAGTTGAAGATAACAACGGCCATGACAGCGGCAGCCACGCACAAGAAGAAGAGTCCAAGCTCCGAGGACATGGCGGAGCCATGGCCGTTGAACGACGCCTCTGCCAAGATCCGGCCCATCTTCTTCACTACTGTCGATCAGGTCGGTGCTTTAATTCCTTGACATGTACACGGTTAGCTCGTCATTATAGAGAGGGGAGAATGGCGAACGGCTTAATTAAGATTTCTAAGTCTTCGCGTTTACTTTTGATTGTTTGATTTGGAAACTTTCCTCGCAATTCACAAAGTCGCTGGTGATATCCACGAAGTTTATCAACCGCttgttaatttgaatttaataattCGGTGgcaataaaaaaacaaataagtGGTTGAAATCTCTGTCGAATATGTTACTTATTTGGGGTCATATCCGGCAGGGCTCGTGTCATTGGCAACCGGCCCGGCCatctaatatttaaaaaaataattacataatttttaaaaatatatatttaaaagataaaaaatctttaaaaaatcagatttttttcaaaaacaatttttaaaacgagtaattatagaaaaaaaaaacgaattggaccaaaaaatataaatattaaaaattgataaatagACATATTGTGTTGTTGAATCCTAATTGCTGTGTAGTTGGAGATCACTTTCCTTATAAAGGGCAATGATACTGGATGAAGATTTCTCTAAAATGCAGGTCAGAATAGGAAGGATCAGTTGACGTGAACCTCAAAGTTAAATAGTGAAGGTCATATGGATGAATGGATCTGGAAGTGTTGGCTAGGTAAGGTTGACTAAGCAGGTCTTATAGCACTATTAGAACATGAAGGACCGATTGATCATCTGAACGGTCGTCCTTTGCAATTTGTAGATGAAATCTGAAGTTAAGTATTGATCTACCTATCTAGCCCATCGCCTTGTCTGATCCGACTTACAAGTCGATCGGATCTAagggtgttagaatgtatactaaaagtttagttttttgtataaacatttattttgaaatgagaatcacattggtcaaatgtctgcatttagttaaatgcagttgtccatttaatttatattgtagataacatggtgtgtggtatcacacagaagatcatattatcaattccttataaattataaatagaagctcacaaccaagatggattgggacaaatcattggaatgattgtagtgtaatttggtactaatttatcttgactataaaattacactagtacactatgtgtgtatagagcaggaccatttgaggttgttccttttataataACTGCATAAaataacagaacctctgttattatggatgtgcgtactcttaatcccaatataataacaagcacatgtacttagtatttatttctttaatttatcaaagggtgagaattattcgttaaatcaataggtccgataagttgggaaataatattatttatatggtgtgttgttgattatagaaggaaactgtgtcctatttattaggatgatgatgtccctttgaggagctcataaggattatcatgtaaaccctgcaggtggacttagttctgacatgacaatgaagttgagtgatactactcttggagctaaatgttaattaagtgagttgtcagtaactcatttaattaatggacattcgatatcttaaacacagggagattaacacactcatgataagaaggagctcataatgtaatatgagattggtgcggtagttcaataataactctttagtggcatgagttattattgatgaacttgagttgggtgttcgggtcgaacacaggaagctcaagctcatcaggaggtcaaaactaattcctcctttaGGTCACTGTTGTAGTCTCTATGTATAAAGCATCGCATCCACCCGAGTCATCCTTatagccggccacatccttgcttggtgcccaagcaaggggccgaccaccccttgcttggtgcccaagcaaggggccagacAAGATGGATTTAAAAGtggggttttaatttttttaaatatttctttttgtagtcatctacaatattttaaaagagagattttaaattttaaaattttttcttttttgaagtcatccacatggatttaaaagagagttttaaatttaaaaaatctttccttttatagccatttacaatggtttaaaaaagagattttatttttgttaaaatattccttttttgtagccatgatttaaaagagaggttttaattttaaaaatcttttatttttgtagtcatctacaatgtttaaaagagagatttttaattttaaaactttccttttgtagacatccacaataggaaatttaaaagagagattttaattgttgttgaaatctttcatttttagccattaccaaggattataaaagaggatagatggtgccttagaaataataatcatctacacaatttttattcctcttctattctccttgtggtcagccccctcatattcttattctccccttgctttctcacctaaggccggcggcatcaagaggcttcaaccatcttgtggccggcgggttgcaaggaagaaaaaaGAACAAGAGGTgatgttcctagctttgatcccttggtggccgaaagtcttggaagaaagaaggacttgggtgatttttacgtcttggtagatcgtcgcccacacgacgttcaagaggaggagagaaatacagcagaagatcaagaggtctttaagctacaaagaaaggtataactagttaattgtttccgttgtgtactagtttatttttcctttgtatggatcctgaagtaccaacgctagaggctagcgatcttgtactttgattgaggtctctgtagtttaacctagggtttactgtaaggagtttaaatattcaatttctttgaaagggtttgactaggtagtggtggatgatcacatacccaagaaggttgagtgcctcgccaacgacctggaagtcaatccttgaaatagatatttaatcaacttctgtaatatggtttaacttctgatgaacacataggttgaacttggattaattaagtttcgtttgtaatccaagtttaacttctgaaaagcacatgaattgctaggaaaagttctgtgcttgtataaatttttgtacagggaaaacaTAACGTAATTTcgagtagcgccaacaattggtatcagagatagttttctgcctctgtgtgtttggttttcagttaaattatgcacttttcatacataaatttaggcaggataatagtaggatgcgcaaatagattaactctgtagtTGCAGGCATCTTAGTTcgaactattatgaccctattgtgtttgtgtgtgatttggaccctcgggcatgtcgatggcattttatgtgtgtgcatgattgtaattattaaatacagcaggagctgtattacttttagaattttatattctgttcgatctagattacatgtacattcccttgtgcaatataagatcgataaatataaaattttatttttgtcacagatcgtatccttgcgaggtgtggtgctatttgaggaccagaggcgcagtggaaacaGAAGCAAGATAGACATGACGACATGACCTGTTaacggcggctagggttggtggcacacggaggacagctatggatgaggccataatagttggaatttttttcatatttattgccttttatgcggtttatatgtgttgtgtgtgtgtgcatgttaaaattcctcgtttaaaataactaagtgggagaggaattatttgtTAGATCGAGATCgtcctagagggggggggggtgaataacacacGTGGCTTATTCGCATTTCGTAATTCGGAAATTGTTCGAGAAAGCGTAGCGGAAATaataaaccaaacacacaaaaaagaaaagataaaggacaccaagattttacttggttcgaagcctagggcgactcctactccaagggccgcgatcattgatcgctttctgtgggcaacaactatatcgcgcaaagatTGTACAAagatgtattacaataagtgcaataacaaTAAgagaattataccgacgacagaatcacAATTTCGGAGCTcagggtcgtcggggacttgtgaCAGCACTTCAGGGCATCTTTTGGAGCAGCATGTTGTAGTAGAAGCACTTGGAATTTGTTTATCTGATTGCTACCTTGAGAGCTCCTTTTATACACTGTTAGAGGCACCTCAATCACCATCTGAGGCGCATCCAAGCCtcccgagtcgcccgcgtggatcagcacagaacaggtcgcacctcatccactcgaaggtgcccccaagccactccaaggcgcctccaagctctggtccaaggcgcctccaacttcatccgaggcgcctccagcactgcttcgTAGCCAACTcctgctttgcacccgaggcgcctccaagctccatggaagcgcctcggacactgttcatccgagacaaaCTTTGTGATTTTGGTACCTGCAACTatattagtcccaaaataccctgcaccacaaagttagcacataacaaTAGTAAGAATATTAAAGTGTGACAATCTCCCGgctgttcggttctgactttgaatttccaaccagaaaccctaggtcgaaccgacgcctactattcctt from Zingiber officinale cultivar Zhangliang chromosome 4A, Zo_v1.1, whole genome shotgun sequence includes the following:
- the LOC121972487 gene encoding glycine-rich protein 23-like, with the protein product MGRILAEASFNGHGSAMSSELGLFFLCVAAAVMAVVIFNCGRSNKRRTTAKKNGVAYYGGGAPVYTPPAAIKSSGSAAKVAVGAAVGVVAGVAVAEALSSDGGDGGGGGGGDGGGCGCCGGCGGGGGCGGGGGCGGCGGGGCGG